A section of the Papio anubis isolate 15944 chromosome 2, Panubis1.0, whole genome shotgun sequence genome encodes:
- the GHSR gene encoding growth hormone secretagogue receptor type 1: protein MWNATASEEPGFNLTLADLEWDASPGNDSLGDELLRLFPAPLLAGVTATCVALFVVGISGNLLTMLVVSRFRELRTTTNLYLSSMAFSDLLIFLCMPLDLVRLWQYRPWNFGDLLCKLFQFVSESCTYATVLTITALSVERYFAICFPLRAKVVVTKGRVKLIIFVIWAVAFCSAGPIFVLVGVEHENGTDPWDTNECRPTEFAVRSGLLTVMVWVSSIFFFLPVFCLTVLYSLIGRKLWRRRRGDAVVGASLRDQNHKQTVKMLAVVVFAFILCWLPFHVGRYLFSKSFEPGSLEIAQISQYCNLVSFVLFYLSAAINPILYNIMSKKYRVAVFRLLGFEPFSQRKLSTLKDESSRAWTESSINT from the exons ATGTGGAACGCGACGGCCAGCGAAGAGCCGGGGTTCAACCTCACGCTGGCCGACCTGGAGTGGGATGCTTCCCCCGGCAACGACTCGCTGGGCGACGAGCTGCTGCGGCTCTTCCCCGCGCCGCTGCTGGCGGGCGTCACAGCCACCTGCGTGGCGCTCTTCGTAGTGGGCATCTCTGGCAACCTGCTCACCATGCTGGTGGTGTCGCGCTTCCGCGAGCTGCGCACCACCACCAACCTCTACCTGTCCAGCATGGCCTTCTCCGACCTGCTCATCTTCCTCTGCATGCCCCTGGACCTCGTTCGCCTCTGGCAGTACCGGCCCTGGAACTTCGGCGACCTGCTCTGCAAACTCTTCCAATTCGTCAGCGAGAGCTGCACCTACGCCACGGTGCTCACCATCACAGCGCTGAGCGTCGAGCGCTACTTCGCCATCTGCTTCCCGCTGCGGGCGAAGGTGGTGGTCACCAAGGGGCGGGTGAAGCTGATCATCTTCGTCATCTGGGCCGTGGCCTTCTGCAGCGCCGGGCCCATCTTCGTGCTAGTCGGGGTGGAGCACGAGAATGGCACCGACCCTTGGGACACCAACGAGTGCCGCCCCACCGAGTTCGCGGTACGCTCTGGACTGCTCACGGTCATGGTGTGGGTGTCCAgcatcttcttcttccttcctgtcttctgccTCACAGTCCTCTACAGTCTCATCGGCAGGAAGCTGTGGCGGAGGAGGCGCGGCGATGCTGTCGTGGGCGCCTCGCTCAGAGACCAGAACCACAAGCAAACCGTGAAAATGCTGG CTGTAGTGGTGTTTGCCTTCATCCTCTGCTGGCTGCCCTTCCATGTAGGGcgatatttattttccaaatcctTTGAGCCTGGCTCCTTGGAGATTGCTCAGATCAGCCAGTACTGCAACCTCGTGTCCTTTGTCCTCTTCTACCTCAGCGCTGCCATCAACCCCATTCTGTACAACATCATGTCCAAGAAGTACCGGGTGGCAGTGTTCAGACTTCTGGGATTCGAACCCTTCTCCCAGAGAAAGCTCTCCACTCTGAAGGACGAAAGTTCTCGGGCCTGGACAGAATCTAGTATTAATACATGA